In a genomic window of Shouchella clausii:
- a CDS encoding FadR/GntR family transcriptional regulator, whose amino-acid sequence MAADQPKRYIEIIRAVSEMIQNDGLKSGDKLPSERELSDRLDVGRSSIREALRGLELLDLIETRRGEGTFMKATSSYKLVDLLLSFVLKDEQARKDLTETRRIIELEALKLACERITDEQIRKLDTLILRSKKEWNQGDFPVEEDYRFHKTIVKSCQNVLLFHIWKSLVAFNKEAIKESLERSGRPPISIKEHEQIVEALKKRDSEQALKAMRLHLQNSRF is encoded by the coding sequence ATGGCAGCTGACCAGCCAAAAAGGTATATAGAAATCATTCGGGCCGTAAGTGAAATGATTCAAAACGATGGCTTAAAAAGTGGCGATAAGCTTCCTTCTGAACGAGAACTCAGCGACCGGCTTGATGTCGGTCGCTCCTCTATTCGCGAAGCCTTACGCGGCCTTGAGCTCCTCGACCTTATAGAAACAAGAAGAGGCGAAGGCACGTTTATGAAGGCGACGTCAAGCTATAAATTGGTCGACCTCTTGCTGTCTTTTGTCCTAAAAGACGAGCAGGCGAGGAAGGATTTGACTGAGACAAGGCGAATTATAGAGTTGGAAGCATTAAAACTCGCATGTGAGCGAATAACAGACGAACAAATTAGGAAGCTCGACACATTGATTTTACGTTCCAAAAAAGAGTGGAACCAAGGAGACTTTCCTGTAGAAGAAGACTATCGTTTTCATAAAACGATTGTAAAATCATGCCAAAACGTCCTGCTGTTCCACATTTGGAAATCACTCGTTGCTTTTAATAAAGAAGCGATCAAGGAATCCCTTGAACGGAGCGGCCGTCCTCCTATATCGATAAAAGAACACGAGCAAATTGTGGAGGCGTTAAAGAAGCGTGATAGTGAGCAGGCGCTAAAAGCGATGCGTCTTCATTTGCAAAATAGCCGATTTTAA
- the accD gene encoding acetyl-CoA carboxylase, carboxyltransferase subunit beta: MLKDMFSKKKRYATIPSERAKQEVPEGIMTKCPSCRTIMYTKDLKKNLSVCRTCGHHHRMSARERIDSIIDDGTFKEAFASVKGGNPLQFPSYEEKLESDRKKTGLNEAVVTGEGKINGYPVVIAVMDPNFRMASMGSAVGEKLTRAIELATETSVPLLIFAASGGARMQEGMLSLMQMAKTSAALERLNRAGGLYISVMTNPTTGGVSASFASLGDYNFAEPKALIGFAGRRIIEQTIRQELPEDFQTAEFLLEHGQLDRVIPRLEMKETLTKLLAMHQ, from the coding sequence ATGTTAAAAGATATGTTCTCAAAGAAAAAAAGGTACGCGACGATTCCCTCTGAACGGGCTAAGCAGGAAGTGCCAGAAGGCATTATGACCAAATGCCCTTCGTGCCGCACGATTATGTATACAAAAGACTTAAAAAAGAACTTGAGTGTTTGCCGGACTTGCGGGCATCACCACCGCATGAGTGCGAGAGAGCGAATTGACTCCATCATTGACGATGGCACATTTAAAGAAGCATTCGCCTCTGTCAAAGGAGGCAATCCACTCCAGTTTCCAAGTTATGAGGAAAAGCTTGAGAGCGACCGTAAAAAAACCGGTTTGAATGAAGCGGTGGTCACTGGTGAAGGAAAGATAAATGGATATCCCGTTGTCATTGCAGTTATGGACCCCAATTTTCGGATGGCGAGCATGGGCTCGGCGGTTGGCGAAAAGCTAACGAGGGCAATTGAATTGGCCACTGAGACGAGCGTTCCGTTGCTTATTTTTGCTGCCTCAGGGGGAGCGCGCATGCAAGAAGGCATGCTCAGCCTTATGCAAATGGCGAAAACGAGCGCCGCCCTTGAGCGTCTGAACCGAGCAGGAGGGCTTTACATTTCGGTTATGACCAACCCGACGACGGGCGGCGTGTCCGCTAGTTTCGCGTCTCTTGGCGATTACAATTTTGCCGAGCCAAAAGCACTGATTGGCTTCGCTGGGAGGCGCATTATTGAACAGACCATTCGTCAGGAACTTCCTGAAGACTTTCAGACAGCAGAATTTCTCTTGGAGCATGGCCAGCTTGATCGTGTCATTCCAAGGCTAGAAATGAAAGAAACGCTGACTAAGCTGTTGGCGATGCATCAGTAA
- the accA gene encoding acetyl-CoA carboxylase carboxyl transferase subunit alpha, with protein MSSEQEFEKPVIELRQKIADLRAFAMERDLDLSTEIKKMEARLSELEEEVYANLQPWERVQIARDHERPTTLDYVDVLFEDFLEMHGDRLFGDDKAIVGGIATYKGKPVTVIGHQRGKDTKENIVRYFGSPHPEGYRKALRLMKQAEKFKRPIICFIDTKGAYPGKAAEERGQSEAIARNLLEMAGLKVPTISIVIGEGGSGGALALGVADEIHMLENATYSVISPEGAAAILWKDAGKAKKAAESMRITAPDLYELGIIDSIIPEPRGGAQRNLHQQAEEIDRLLEKALTRLAEKPVDVLLDERYEKFMKIGHIPEEAATTGQ; from the coding sequence TTGTCTTCGGAACAAGAATTTGAAAAACCGGTCATTGAGCTTAGGCAAAAAATTGCCGACCTCCGTGCATTTGCAATGGAGAGGGATTTGGACCTCAGTACAGAAATAAAAAAAATGGAAGCCCGCTTAAGCGAGTTGGAAGAAGAAGTGTACGCCAATTTGCAGCCGTGGGAGCGCGTGCAAATCGCCCGTGACCATGAGCGCCCAACAACACTCGATTATGTGGACGTTTTATTTGAGGACTTTTTGGAAATGCACGGCGATCGGCTGTTTGGCGACGATAAAGCAATTGTTGGCGGCATTGCCACTTATAAAGGCAAGCCGGTAACCGTCATTGGCCACCAACGCGGAAAAGATACAAAAGAAAACATTGTCCGCTATTTTGGCTCTCCACACCCAGAAGGGTACCGCAAAGCGCTGCGCTTAATGAAACAAGCAGAAAAATTCAAGCGCCCGATTATTTGCTTCATCGATACGAAAGGTGCCTATCCTGGAAAAGCAGCAGAAGAGCGCGGCCAAAGTGAAGCAATTGCCCGCAATTTATTGGAAATGGCCGGATTGAAAGTGCCGACAATTAGCATTGTCATTGGCGAAGGCGGCAGTGGTGGCGCTCTTGCCCTCGGTGTAGCTGATGAAATTCACATGCTGGAAAATGCGACATACTCAGTCATTTCTCCTGAAGGGGCAGCTGCGATTCTTTGGAAAGATGCAGGAAAGGCTAAAAAGGCAGCGGAGTCGATGCGGATCACCGCCCCTGACTTATATGAACTAGGCATTATTGATTCAATTATTCCTGAACCTCGAGGCGGTGCCCAGCGTAATTTGCATCAACAAGCAGAAGAAATCGACCGCCTTTTAGAAAAAGCATTAACAAGGCTTGCTGAGAAGCCTGTAGACGTCCTTCTCGATGAACGTTATGAAAAGTTTATGAAAATCGGTCATATCCCCGAGGAAGCGGCAACTACAGGACAATAG
- the pfkA gene encoding 6-phosphofructokinase, which translates to MKRIGVLTSGGDSPGMNAAIRAVVRKAIFHGLEVYGISYGYQGLINGDIKKMELGSVGDIIHRGGTMLYTARCEEFKTLEGQQKGIEQLKKFGIEGLVVIGGDGSYRGAQQLTKHGFPTIGVPGTIDNDIPGTDFTIGFDTALNTVIDAIDKIRDTATSHDRTYVIEVMGRHAGDLALWAGLADGAETIVIPEAEHNMEQILATIKRGQERGKKHSIIVVAEGVGSGMEFGDRISKEMNMETRVTVLGHIQRGGSPTGADRVLASRLGAKAVDLLLEGKAGMTVGIQKNELVYHPIDEILDRPHTIDQEMYKLSQELSI; encoded by the coding sequence TTGAAACGGATAGGTGTATTAACAAGTGGCGGGGATTCTCCCGGTATGAACGCGGCCATTCGTGCGGTTGTCCGGAAAGCCATTTTTCATGGTTTGGAAGTGTACGGCATTTCCTACGGGTACCAAGGCTTAATTAATGGCGACATAAAAAAAATGGAGCTTGGTTCTGTCGGTGATATCATTCACCGTGGCGGAACAATGCTTTACACAGCTCGCTGTGAAGAATTTAAAACGTTAGAAGGCCAACAAAAAGGCATTGAACAGCTGAAGAAATTTGGAATTGAAGGGCTAGTCGTTATTGGGGGAGATGGTTCTTACCGTGGCGCTCAACAGTTGACGAAACATGGCTTTCCAACAATCGGCGTTCCAGGGACGATTGACAACGATATTCCAGGCACTGATTTTACAATTGGTTTTGATACAGCATTAAATACAGTCATTGACGCGATTGACAAAATTCGTGACACGGCCACTTCTCATGATCGTACATACGTGATTGAAGTAATGGGCCGCCATGCTGGGGATTTGGCTTTGTGGGCAGGCCTTGCCGATGGTGCAGAGACCATTGTTATTCCTGAGGCTGAGCATAACATGGAGCAGATATTAGCAACGATTAAACGTGGCCAAGAACGTGGCAAAAAGCACAGCATTATTGTCGTCGCTGAAGGTGTCGGTTCAGGCATGGAGTTTGGCGACCGGATCAGCAAAGAAATGAATATGGAAACGAGAGTAACAGTGCTCGGCCACATTCAGCGCGGAGGATCGCCAACAGGGGCAGACCGTGTTTTGGCGAGCAGACTTGGTGCAAAGGCAGTCGATTTGTTGTTAGAAGGCAAGGCTGGCATGACAGTTGGCATTCAAAAAAATGAACTTGTCTATCACCCAATTGATGAAATTTTAGACCGCCCTCACACGATTGATCAAGAAATGTACAAGCTATCTCAGGAATTATCCATTTAA
- the pyk gene encoding pyruvate kinase: MRKTKIVCTIGPASESLEKLTALIEAGMNVARLNFSHGDFEEHGARIKNIREAAKRTGKTVAILLDTKGPEIRTQTVEGGAVELEKGQELIVSMNEVQGTKEKISITYPGLCEDVEVGSTILLDDGLIGLEVKEIRDTELVTIVRNSGVLKNKKGVNVPNVSVNLPGMTEKDAADIVFGIEQKVDFIAASFVRRASDVLEIRELLEKHGAADTAIIPKIENQEGVDNIDEILEVSDGLMVARGDLGVEIPAEEVPLVQKQLIKKCNELAKPVITATQMLDSMQRNPRPTRAEASDVANAIFDGTDAIMLSGETAAGDYPVESVQTMHNIAERTEQALNYENMLRRKSKEVKTSITSAIGQSVAYTASNLNAAAILTATESGYTARMTSRFRPKSPILAVTSNERAYRRMALVWGVTPILGKQANTTDEMLDRTVEAAVATGVVKQGDLVIITAGVPVGESGTTNLMKVHMLGEVAAKGQGIGRRSASGKVVVARDAKEAIAKVTEGSVLVTKSTDKDMIEAFEKAAAVVTVEGGLTSHAAVVGLNLSTPVIVGVANALERFQDGDEVTVDCISGNIYSGQARVL, translated from the coding sequence ATGCGTAAAACAAAAATTGTTTGTACGATTGGACCAGCAAGTGAGTCGCTTGAAAAACTAACAGCACTCATTGAAGCAGGGATGAATGTAGCCCGTTTGAATTTTTCACACGGGGATTTTGAAGAGCACGGTGCCCGGATTAAAAACATTCGCGAAGCAGCAAAAAGGACTGGAAAAACGGTTGCTATTTTACTTGATACGAAAGGGCCAGAAATCCGCACACAAACAGTAGAAGGCGGAGCAGTTGAACTTGAGAAAGGGCAAGAGCTCATTGTGTCAATGAATGAAGTCCAAGGTACGAAAGAAAAGATCTCCATTACGTATCCAGGGCTTTGCGAGGATGTAGAAGTCGGAAGTACGATTTTGCTCGATGATGGCTTAATTGGGCTTGAGGTAAAGGAAATCCGCGACACTGAGCTGGTTACGATTGTTCGCAACAGTGGCGTGCTGAAAAACAAGAAAGGCGTCAACGTCCCAAATGTCAGCGTCAACCTACCGGGGATGACTGAAAAAGATGCAGCCGACATTGTATTTGGGATTGAGCAAAAAGTCGACTTTATAGCCGCCTCCTTTGTGCGCCGCGCTTCTGATGTTCTAGAAATCCGCGAGCTCCTTGAAAAACATGGCGCTGCGGATACAGCGATTATTCCGAAAATCGAAAACCAAGAAGGCGTTGACAACATCGACGAAATTCTTGAAGTATCGGACGGCCTTATGGTCGCACGGGGAGACTTAGGCGTAGAAATTCCAGCAGAAGAAGTACCGCTTGTGCAAAAGCAGCTCATTAAAAAATGCAATGAGTTGGCTAAGCCGGTCATCACGGCGACGCAAATGCTTGATTCCATGCAACGCAACCCGCGTCCTACCCGAGCTGAAGCAAGCGACGTTGCCAACGCTATTTTTGACGGGACAGACGCCATTATGCTTTCTGGGGAAACCGCTGCTGGTGATTACCCTGTAGAATCGGTGCAAACGATGCACAATATTGCCGAACGAACAGAACAAGCCCTCAATTATGAAAACATGCTGCGTCGGAAAAGCAAAGAAGTGAAAACATCGATTACAAGTGCAATTGGCCAATCCGTTGCTTACACAGCCTCAAACTTGAATGCTGCTGCGATCTTAACAGCGACAGAAAGCGGCTATACAGCACGGATGACATCGCGTTTCCGGCCGAAATCGCCGATCTTGGCTGTAACGAGCAATGAGCGCGCCTACCGGAGAATGGCGCTTGTGTGGGGCGTTACGCCAATACTTGGAAAACAAGCAAACACAACTGACGAAATGTTAGATCGTACGGTTGAAGCGGCTGTCGCTACAGGAGTAGTGAAACAAGGTGACCTTGTTATCATTACGGCTGGTGTTCCTGTTGGGGAGTCAGGCACAACGAATTTAATGAAAGTCCATATGCTTGGGGAAGTTGCAGCAAAAGGACAAGGCATCGGACGACGCTCTGCCTCAGGAAAAGTCGTTGTTGCCCGTGACGCAAAAGAAGCGATTGCAAAAGTAACGGAAGGCTCTGTGCTTGTAACGAAATCAACCGATAAAGACATGATCGAAGCGTTCGAAAAAGCTGCTGCTGTCGTGACTGTAGAAGGCGGTCTTACATCCCATGCAGCCGTTGTTGGTTTAAACTTGAGCACGCCTGTTATCGTTGGAGTAGCCAACGCTCTTGAACGTTTCCAAGACGGCGATGAAGTGACTGTGGATTGCATTAGCGGAAACATTTACAGCGGCCAAGCCCGTGTATTATAA
- a CDS encoding FxsA family protein — protein sequence MKKSIVVVAIAIPVLELFIITAFVNWLGIWQTLLLMFATSILGFVFARKQGMQVYRLARLQMQNSQIPSHALLDGLCILFGGILLVMPGFLTDVIGLFCLIPWTRAIVKALLLKIVHSSMTKGNWTVIKRR from the coding sequence ATGAAGAAATCGATTGTCGTCGTTGCGATCGCGATTCCTGTATTGGAACTATTTATCATTACGGCCTTTGTCAATTGGCTAGGCATATGGCAAACGCTGCTTCTTATGTTTGCCACGTCCATACTAGGCTTTGTTTTTGCCAGAAAGCAAGGGATGCAAGTGTACCGTCTTGCTCGTCTGCAAATGCAAAACAGCCAAATCCCAAGCCATGCTTTGCTCGATGGTTTGTGCATTTTGTTTGGTGGCATTTTACTTGTCATGCCAGGTTTTTTAACCGACGTCATTGGTTTATTTTGCCTTATTCCATGGACGCGCGCGATTGTAAAAGCACTTTTGCTGAAAATCGTTCATAGCAGCATGACAAAAGGGAACTGGACCGTGATCAAACGGCGCTAA
- a CDS encoding DUF441 domain-containing protein, which produces MLSQSTLFLLLLMAIALIAKNQSLIIAISVLLLIKWTGLGDKVFPLMQAKGINLGVTIITIAVLVPIATGDIGFKQLGEATKSLYAWVALGSGIAVALVAASGIDLLKNDPHITAALVLGTIVAVSFLNGVAVGPLIGAGIAYLTMRAIQYIAQLWG; this is translated from the coding sequence TTGTTATCTCAGAGTACCTTGTTTTTGCTGCTATTAATGGCTATAGCCCTTATTGCAAAGAACCAATCTTTAATCATCGCTATTTCCGTTTTGTTACTTATAAAATGGACAGGGCTTGGAGATAAAGTGTTTCCTCTCATGCAGGCAAAAGGAATCAACCTTGGCGTCACCATTATTACCATAGCTGTCCTTGTGCCGATTGCTACAGGGGATATTGGGTTCAAACAGCTGGGAGAAGCAACAAAATCATTGTATGCATGGGTTGCGCTTGGCAGCGGCATCGCTGTTGCGCTCGTAGCTGCAAGTGGGATTGACTTGCTGAAAAACGATCCGCATATTACAGCTGCCCTCGTACTTGGCACCATCGTCGCTGTTTCTTTTTTAAACGGCGTTGCGGTCGGCCCTTTAATTGGTGCAGGCATTGCTTATTTGACGATGCGCGCTATCCAATACATCGCCCAACTATGGGGATAA